The region AAGGGCAAGAAAAATCAGCAGGGGTGGCCATGGTCTGTCAGCCATGGTCAACATAAAAGCGCTGAGGGCAAAAGCCTGGAATACAGTGGTCTGAATAACCGTCGCCAGACGACTGGTAGCCAATAGGCGAAAATCGGTTAATACAAGGCCAAGAATAAAAATATTGGTCCATATACTCATATCATTATCTCAGAATCCATAAAAGTGCGGCCACTGTCACGGAAAGGGCCACCACAAGCATTTGAGGTACATGCAAGAGCTTGAGCCTTGCCATGCACGACTCAATTATTCCGACGAGCACAGCTATGGCTAAAATACCTATTATATTTACAATGACGTCCACCAAAGGCAGCCCTGTCCTGAGCGGTATGGCTATGCCGACCAACAGTGCAGAAAACAACCACAGCTTCAAAGACGCTCCGTATTGTATGAAGGCCAGGTCCACTCCGCCGTGATCAAGTACCATGACCTCATGAATCATGGTAAGCTCCAGGTGCGTGTTTGGGTCATCCACCGGTATCCTGGCATTCTCCGTCAATAGAACTGTTAAAAAGGCAAAAGCTACAATCACAGAAACAGGGCCGAGAGGGGAGATGGATTTAGTCCATAACCCGGCATATATACCGGAAAGGCTGATTTCATGTGTGCCTATAGCAAGCACAGCCAGACCAAGCAGCAGCACAACTTCGGCAATAATCGCAAACTGTACCTCGCGGCTTGCACCCATTCCTTCAAAGGGAGATCCGGTATCCATGGCGGCTATCACTGTGACAAAACGGGTCAACCCTAAAGCGTAGGCCATAAAGACAAAGTCACCGGAAAAGGAAAGCAAGCCCCCGACTCCGCCTGACGGTACGATCAATATTGAGATCATCACAGCAGAAAGACCCATAACAGGACCCAAGCGAAAAACCCAGGTTGAGGTTGTGCTGTATACCGAACCTTTTTTCATCAGCTTGATAAGATCATAATAAGGTTGCAGCAAAGGTTGTCCCTTTCGACCGGCAAAAAGGGCTTTTGTGCGATTGATTATACCTATGAGAAGCGGCGAAAGAATCAGTGTGAGGAATAAATGAATTATCGATGACAGAATGGTCATGTCTGACTACCTCACTTTCACTAACAGCAGTATCAGAATCGTTATGGCAATATACAACACGTAAAG is a window of Pseudomonadota bacterium DNA encoding:
- a CDS encoding NADH-quinone oxidoreductase subunit H; translated protein: MTILSSIIHLFLTLILSPLLIGIINRTKALFAGRKGQPLLQPYYDLIKLMKKGSVYSTTSTWVFRLGPVMGLSAVMISILIVPSGGVGGLLSFSGDFVFMAYALGLTRFVTVIAAMDTGSPFEGMGASREVQFAIIAEVVLLLGLAVLAIGTHEISLSGIYAGLWTKSISPLGPVSVIVAFAFLTVLLTENARIPVDDPNTHLELTMIHEVMVLDHGGVDLAFIQYGASLKLWLFSALLVGIAIPLRTGLPLVDVIVNIIGILAIAVLVGIIESCMARLKLLHVPQMLVVALSVTVAALLWILR